In one Vulgatibacter incomptus genomic region, the following are encoded:
- a CDS encoding NAD-binding protein — translation MKIVIAGGGRLGRTLAAQLVAERHSVTVIDRSREVCERLFEDVGVVTIQGDTSDVRVLEQAAIHSADIAAGLLPRDAENLAFAMLTRSLSNARVMVRMLDDSYREAFILAGVRDVIAEAQLVVAKMTTAIEFPQLGGSLPLVGGEVVLFEITIASNAWVVNRTVGQLRADPEFPVDCVFVGFVDPEGNFELPAGSSVLRAGHTAVVASRREHLEKAVEYLGAAPTADAETRSMIESLRKVDFLEPLSDAELAELASELSLVRKEEGDHLFRRGDQGEEFFIVLSGEVVLTGIEGVEHAVGPGGFFGEISLLTGSPRSTDAKATRNCELLAIGREAFAQVVMANPTIALEMSRILGRRLARGARTVFEKGQPR, via the coding sequence GTGAAGATCGTGATCGCCGGAGGCGGCCGCCTGGGCCGGACCCTCGCCGCCCAGCTCGTGGCCGAGCGCCACAGCGTCACCGTGATCGACCGGAGCCGGGAGGTCTGCGAGCGCCTCTTCGAGGACGTCGGCGTCGTGACGATCCAGGGGGATACCAGCGACGTGCGGGTCCTCGAGCAGGCCGCCATCCACAGCGCCGACATCGCCGCCGGGCTCCTGCCCAGGGACGCCGAGAACCTGGCCTTCGCGATGCTCACCCGGTCGCTCTCCAACGCCCGGGTCATGGTGCGGATGCTGGACGACTCCTATCGGGAAGCCTTCATCCTCGCCGGCGTGCGGGACGTGATCGCCGAGGCGCAGCTGGTGGTCGCCAAGATGACGACTGCCATCGAGTTTCCGCAGCTCGGGGGATCCCTTCCCCTCGTCGGCGGCGAGGTCGTGCTCTTCGAGATCACGATCGCGAGCAACGCCTGGGTGGTGAACCGGACCGTCGGCCAGCTCCGGGCGGATCCCGAGTTTCCGGTGGACTGCGTCTTCGTGGGCTTCGTCGACCCGGAAGGGAACTTCGAGCTCCCCGCCGGGAGCTCCGTGCTGCGGGCGGGCCACACCGCGGTGGTCGCGTCTCGCCGGGAGCACCTCGAGAAGGCGGTCGAGTACCTCGGCGCGGCGCCGACCGCCGACGCCGAGACCCGCTCGATGATCGAGAGCCTCAGGAAGGTCGACTTCCTCGAGCCCCTCAGCGATGCAGAGCTGGCCGAGCTGGCGTCCGAGCTCAGCCTCGTTCGCAAGGAGGAGGGCGATCACCTCTTCCGTCGGGGAGACCAGGGGGAGGAGTTCTTCATCGTCCTCTCGGGCGAGGTGGTCCTCACCGGCATCGAGGGCGTCGAGCACGCCGTCGGGCCGGGCGGGTTCTTCGGAGAGATCTCGCTGCTCACCGGCTCGCCCCGCTCGACCGACGCCAAGGCGACGCGAAACTGCGAGCTCCTGGCGATCGGACGCGAGGCCTTCGCACAGGTGGTCATGGCCAACCCCACCATCGCCCTCGAGATGAGCCGGATCCTGGGGCGACGCCTCGCCCGCGGCGCGCGGACCGTTTTCGAGAAAGGCCAGCCGCGGTAG
- a CDS encoding RelA/SpoT family protein: protein MLRLNDILQRIAAYHPDPDLDIIKKAYVYSAKVHQGQIRKSGEPYLVHPLAVAGILTELKLDEASVVTGLLHDTIEDTLATMEELEDLFGKEIAALVDGVTKLSQFQISKEASAEEKQAENFRKMIVAMAKDIRVILVKLADRTHNMRTLEHMAPAKQARIAQETLDIYAPLANRLGISWIKTELEDLSFRYIRPQEFEELAGKVDQRKAERERFIDETCEIVVRKMRENDLEVDVSGRWKHLYSIWKKMRAQGIEFDGVHDILAFRILAPTIPNCYEALGLIHSMWKPVPGRFKDFIAMPKPNMYQSLHTTVIGPFGERIEVQIRTRDMHKVAEEGIAAHWAYKEGRTGYGRDSGKFAWLRQLMEWQQDLKDPKEFLETVKVDLFTDEVFVFTPMGEVKDLPQGATPVDFAYAIHSKIGDHCVGAKVDGRIVPLRYKLKNGDTVEILTSNAANPSKDWLTYVKTSRAQTKIRAYIRAQQREKSVSLGRELLEREFKRFGVNLNKTLKGDAAPKILQELGVRASDDLLSAVGYGKVSPSQVLQRVLPPERLAAPAEAEVSAPVARLTEIFRKVAGRGARTGVRINGIDDVMVRFGRCCNPVPGDRILGFITRGRGVTVHTEGCDKVLSTDEERRVDVQWDVRGEYKRPVTVRVMTADRPGLLADISQKFSAAGVNISQANCRSTGDDRAVNTFEVAITDLKQLQGVMTAIERIKGVFSVERV, encoded by the coding sequence ATGCTCCGCCTCAACGACATCCTCCAGCGGATCGCGGCCTACCATCCGGACCCCGATCTCGACATCATCAAGAAGGCCTACGTCTACTCGGCGAAGGTCCACCAGGGGCAGATCCGCAAATCGGGTGAGCCCTACCTCGTCCACCCCCTCGCCGTGGCCGGGATCCTGACGGAGCTCAAGCTCGACGAGGCCTCGGTTGTCACCGGCCTCCTCCACGACACCATCGAGGACACCCTCGCCACGATGGAGGAGCTCGAGGATCTCTTCGGCAAGGAGATCGCAGCGCTCGTCGACGGCGTCACCAAGCTCTCCCAGTTCCAGATCTCAAAGGAGGCCTCGGCGGAGGAGAAGCAGGCCGAGAACTTTCGCAAGATGATCGTGGCGATGGCGAAGGACATCCGGGTCATCCTGGTGAAGCTCGCCGACCGCACGCACAACATGAGGACCCTGGAGCACATGGCGCCGGCCAAGCAGGCGCGCATCGCCCAGGAGACCCTCGACATCTACGCGCCCCTGGCGAACCGCCTGGGCATCAGCTGGATCAAGACCGAGCTCGAGGATCTCTCCTTCCGATACATCCGCCCCCAGGAGTTCGAAGAGCTCGCGGGGAAGGTGGACCAGCGCAAGGCCGAGCGCGAGCGCTTCATCGACGAGACCTGCGAGATCGTCGTCCGGAAGATGCGCGAGAACGACCTCGAGGTGGATGTCTCCGGCCGCTGGAAGCATCTGTATTCGATTTGGAAGAAGATGCGCGCCCAGGGCATCGAGTTCGACGGCGTCCACGACATCCTCGCCTTCCGGATCCTCGCGCCGACGATCCCCAACTGCTACGAGGCCCTCGGCCTCATCCACTCGATGTGGAAGCCCGTTCCCGGGAGGTTCAAGGACTTCATCGCGATGCCGAAGCCCAACATGTACCAGTCGCTCCACACGACGGTCATCGGGCCCTTCGGCGAGCGGATCGAGGTCCAGATCCGCACCCGCGATATGCACAAGGTGGCCGAAGAGGGCATCGCCGCCCACTGGGCCTACAAGGAAGGCCGCACCGGCTACGGCAGGGACAGCGGCAAGTTCGCCTGGCTGCGGCAGCTCATGGAGTGGCAGCAGGATCTCAAGGATCCCAAGGAGTTCCTCGAGACGGTGAAGGTCGACCTCTTCACCGACGAGGTCTTCGTCTTCACGCCCATGGGCGAGGTGAAGGATCTGCCCCAGGGCGCCACCCCGGTCGACTTCGCCTACGCCATCCACTCCAAGATCGGCGACCACTGCGTCGGCGCCAAGGTCGACGGCCGGATCGTGCCCCTCCGCTACAAGCTGAAAAATGGAGACACGGTCGAGATCCTCACCAGCAACGCGGCGAACCCGTCCAAGGACTGGCTGACCTACGTCAAGACCAGCCGCGCGCAGACCAAGATCCGCGCCTACATCCGGGCGCAGCAGCGGGAGAAGTCGGTCTCCCTCGGCCGCGAGCTCCTCGAGAGGGAGTTCAAGCGCTTCGGGGTGAACCTCAACAAGACGCTCAAGGGCGACGCCGCCCCCAAGATCCTCCAGGAGCTCGGCGTCCGCGCCTCCGACGACCTGCTCTCAGCGGTCGGCTACGGCAAGGTCAGCCCGTCCCAGGTGCTCCAGCGCGTGCTGCCACCCGAGCGCCTCGCCGCCCCCGCCGAGGCCGAGGTGAGCGCCCCGGTGGCTCGCCTCACCGAGATCTTCCGGAAGGTCGCGGGCCGCGGCGCCCGGACCGGCGTGCGCATCAACGGCATCGACGACGTGATGGTGCGCTTCGGCCGCTGCTGCAACCCCGTCCCCGGCGATCGGATCCTCGGCTTCATCACCCGCGGCCGCGGCGTCACGGTCCACACCGAGGGCTGCGACAAGGTCCTCTCCACCGACGAGGAGCGCCGCGTCGACGTGCAGTGGGACGTCAGGGGCGAGTACAAGCGGCCCGTCACCGTGCGCGTGATGACCGCCGACCGCCCGGGCCTCCTCGCCGACATCTCGCAGAAGTTCTCGGCCGCCGGCGTGAACATCTCCCAGGCCAATTGCCGCTCCACCGGCGACGACCGGGCGGTCAACACCTTCGAGGTCGCGATTACCGACCTCAAGCAGCTCCAGGGCGTGATGACCGCCATCGAGCGCATCAAGGGAGTGTTCTCGGTCGAACGCGTCTAA